The following are from one region of the Mycetohabitans rhizoxinica HKI 454 genome:
- a CDS encoding cyclic peptide export ABC transporter: MLMVQYLKRYFRPLFATAILSSAGAMLTIGLLAYINRLATQGLPQPNWVCLVTALGWFGALCLVNGVSQIILAKLSSGLVGQLRKDLSKQFIDVDYCKLVGHKSTVFGVLIEDITRISPLVILAPHLAYNVILVLVCSIYLITLSFQLFLVLLVGLAIPLAISAFLLKSTRKPLDAMRRSEEALFEHFHAIADGKKEMLLSRARANHFYDVLLLPAIEQAQRLMRQVHLRWNLNEAWSSGSAYGTVFVVVYLGYAAFALPSDVIVRFVIGALFIVGPLNFLIHSGQPVSTGLSSLRHLERVGLDLRSQDVTADEHTTSHTDTKWQSIHAQDLCYRYPESKVGEGIGPFNLSIRRGEMVFIVGDNGSGKSTLIHLLCGLLPPSSGRLCLDEQPVPYGSSAYRERFSSVFGDFFLFSDVLDAKGDALPDAQIRALLRDLELDEQLSVDQGKLSKTSLSTGQRKRLALLQCYAEDREVCLFDEWAADQDPRFRQHFYLTLLPQLKQQGKTLIVISHDDRFFHLADRLIVLKGGRVMSDSATDTLADGADTRLTSLSVANSMAANSAA, encoded by the coding sequence ATGTTGATGGTTCAATACCTGAAGCGGTATTTCCGGCCCTTATTCGCCACAGCGATCCTTTCGTCTGCCGGTGCAATGCTGACGATCGGCCTGCTCGCCTATATCAATCGATTGGCAACGCAAGGATTGCCACAACCCAATTGGGTTTGCCTTGTGACGGCACTGGGATGGTTCGGTGCGCTGTGTCTAGTCAATGGTGTTTCACAAATCATTCTGGCAAAGCTCAGTAGCGGATTGGTGGGCCAATTACGTAAAGATTTATCCAAACAATTCATCGATGTTGATTATTGCAAATTGGTTGGCCATAAATCGACCGTATTTGGCGTTTTGATCGAGGATATCACCCGTATTAGTCCACTGGTCATACTTGCACCCCATCTCGCTTATAACGTTATCTTGGTGCTAGTCTGTTCAATCTATTTAATCACGCTGTCGTTTCAGCTCTTTCTTGTCTTGCTGGTAGGACTGGCTATTCCGCTTGCAATCTCAGCATTCTTGCTCAAATCCACTCGCAAACCACTTGACGCAATGCGGCGCAGCGAAGAGGCATTGTTTGAACATTTTCACGCGATTGCAGATGGCAAAAAGGAAATGTTGTTAAGTCGAGCACGTGCCAACCATTTTTATGACGTGCTATTGCTGCCCGCGATTGAGCAAGCGCAAAGGTTGATGAGACAGGTTCATCTGCGCTGGAACCTCAATGAGGCGTGGTCGTCCGGTTCGGCATACGGTACCGTGTTTGTGGTGGTCTACCTGGGCTATGCCGCATTTGCGCTTCCGTCCGATGTGATTGTGCGCTTTGTCATCGGTGCGCTGTTTATCGTAGGGCCCTTAAATTTTTTAATTCATTCTGGCCAGCCTGTCAGCACCGGTTTGAGCAGCTTGCGTCATCTTGAACGCGTCGGGCTGGATCTGCGCTCGCAGGACGTCACGGCTGATGAGCATACGACGTCGCACACCGATACGAAATGGCAGTCTATCCATGCACAAGATCTTTGCTATCGCTATCCTGAAAGCAAGGTAGGTGAAGGCATTGGACCATTTAATTTAAGTATTCGCCGCGGTGAAATGGTATTTATTGTGGGCGATAACGGCAGCGGCAAATCCACATTGATACACTTGCTGTGTGGCCTGTTGCCGCCCAGCTCGGGGCGACTTTGCTTGGACGAACAACCCGTTCCCTATGGATCGAGCGCATATAGGGAGCGTTTTTCCAGCGTTTTTGGTGATTTCTTTCTGTTCTCTGATGTGCTTGACGCGAAAGGTGATGCGTTGCCTGATGCGCAAATCCGTGCGCTGTTGCGCGATTTGGAATTAGACGAACAACTCTCAGTGGATCAGGGAAAGCTTTCAAAGACCAGTCTCTCAACAGGGCAACGAAAAAGGCTGGCATTGTTGCAATGTTATGCCGAAGATCGGGAAGTGTGCCTTTTTGACGAATGGGCTGCAGATCAGGATCCTCGTTTTCGCCAACATTTTTATTTAACATTGCTGCCACAACTCAAGCAGCAAGGCAAGACGTTGATCGTCATTAGCCACGATGACCGTTTTTTTCATTTGGCGGACCGTCTCATTGTGCTCAAAGGCGGGCGCGTGATGTCCGATTCAGCCACCGACACACTGGCAGATGGCGCCGATACGCGCCTAACTAGCCTCTCCGTTGCCAACAGCATGGCTGCCAATTCGGCAGCATGA